Part of the Mycolicibacterium mageritense genome is shown below.
GAACTCACACAGACCATGGGGGCTAGCTGCCATATCTCTATCTTGGCCTGGATTTCGGGCCGGTCCGCGTTAGGGTCCTGATGTGCCCGCACTACAGCCGCAGCCGATTCTGGCCCCGTTGACGCCTGCCGCCGTGTTCATGGTGTCGACGATCAAGCAAGGTGAGGAGGCGACGGTCCACGACGCGCTGGCCGATATCTCGGGTCTGGTACGCGCGATCGGATTCCGTGATCCGACCAAGCATTTGTCGGCGATCGTGTCGATCGGATCCGACGCATGGGACCGGTTGTTCTCCGGCCCGCGCCCCGCCGAATTACATCCGTTCATCGCGATCGACGGCCCCCGCCACCACGCGCCTGCCACGCCCGGAGACCTTTTGTTCCATCTGCGTGCCGAGTCGATGGACGTGTGCTTCGAACTCGCGACCAAGCTGGTCGACGCGATGGCCGGTGCGATCACCATCGTCGACGAGGTACACGGATTCAAGTTCTTCGACAACCGGGATCTGCTCGGATTCGTCGACGGCACCGAGAACCCGAACGGCCCCGTCGCGACCAACGCAACCCAGATCGGTGACGAGGATCCGGATTTCGCCGGCGGCTGCTACGTACACGTGCAGAAGTACGTGCACGACATGGCATCGTGGAACTCACTGTCGGTCGAGGAGCAGGAGCGGGTGATCGGACGCACCAAACTCGACGACATCGAAATGCCGGATGCGGTCAAGCCCGCGAACTCACACGTCGCCCTCAACGTCATCGAGGACGAGGACGGCAACGAGCTGAAGATCATCCGGCACAACATGCCGTTCGGTGAGATCGGCAAGGGCGAATTCGGCACGTACTACATCGGATATTCCCGCACCCCGACCGTCACCGAGCGAATGCTCGACAACATGTTCATCGGCGATCCGCCCGGGAACACCGACCGCATCCTCGACTTCTCGACGGCCATCACCGGCGGGTTGTTCTTCAGCCCCACCATCGACTTCCTGGATGATCCACCACCTCTTCCGACTTCGGCGCACCGGGAGGACGAACCGGAACCGGTTCCAGTGCGCGCAGATGACAGCTCGTTGGCGATCGGCAGTCTGAAAGGAACACCGCAATGAACAACCTCTACCGTGAGCTGGCCCCGATCACCGAGTCCGCATGGGCCGAGATCGAGACCGAGGCGACCCGGACGTTCAAGCGCCACATCGCCGGTCGCCGAGTGGTCGATGTGACGGGGCCCGGCGGTCCGGTCGAGGCCGCGGTCAGCACCGGTCACCTGCTGAACGTGGACGCGCCCGCCGACGGTGTGCACGCCAACCTGCGGGCCAGCCAGCCGCTGGTGCGGTTGCGGGTGCCGTTCACGGTGTCGCGCACCGCCATCGACGACGTCGAGCGTGGGGCACAGGATTCCGACTGGGATCCGGTCAAGGACGCCGCCAAGAAGCTTGCGTTCGTCGAGGATCGGGCGATCTTCGAGGGCTACGGCGCCGCCTCGATCGAAGGCATCCGCAGCGCGAGCTCCAACCCCGCGCTGGCCCTGCCCGACGATGCCCGAGAGATTCCCGACGTGATCGCGCAAGCCCTTTCGGAGCTGCGTCTGGCCGGTGTCGATGGCCCGTACTCGGTGCTGCTGTCGGCCGAGACCTACACCAAGGTCAGTGAGACCACCGCACACGGATATCCGATCCGCGAGCACCTCAGCCGGCTCGTCGACGGAGACATCATCTGGGCGCCCGCGATCGACGGCGCGTTCGTGTTGTCCACCCGCGGTGGGGATTTCGACCTGCACCTGGGGACCGATGTGTCGATCGGCTACCTGTCACACGACGCCGAGAGTGTCCAGCTGTACATGCAGGAGACACTGACGTTCCTGTGCTACACGGCCGAGGCCTCGGTCGCACTCACTGCCTGAGCAGCCGGAGCACCGGACTCAGGCCGCCATCCGGGCCCGGACCGACGTGCACAGCGCGTTGACGTGTCCGACCGCGTGCGCGATGTGATCGACACCGGGCACCGAATGTGTTGTGTCGTAAGTGACGTGGGGCCCGGTGCCGGAGGCGATGAACTGCAACGCCAGCACAGCGGCCTCGATCGCGTCGGCGACCGTGACGCCCTGAACCCCGCCCGTGGGCAGCGACGGCACGGCGGCCGACGTGAGCAGCTGGCCCGCCAGACCTCCGAACCCACCGAGGCCGGCCACACCGCCGAGTCCCGCCAGCGGCCCCAGTAGATCGGTGAGCAGCTGCACGATGCCTTTCGCGATCGCCTGCACCATCGGCAGCGGCGTCGGCGCAAGCCCGATGTCCACGCCCATGAGGTAGAACGTGCGGATGATCCGCCCGGCTCCGTTCAACGGCGTCGCCGTGTACAGGTCGATCCCGTTGGCGCCGTTGGCCGGACCGTTGGCTTCGTACCACCAGCGCGGGTCGGGACGCTCCACGCGGGCCGGGCTGATGCCGGCACCGCCGGGATCAGGGGCGCCCCCACCCGTGACTCCGGCGGGCCGCATCGGATCCCCCAGGCTGAATCCGCCGACGAAATCATCGAAGCGGTGCGCCAACTGGCCACCGGGGAGCAGTTCGAGGTACAGCTCGCCCGCACATTGCGCACCTTGGCTGTAACCGGCCAGCCCGAACGTCTGCCGCGGGTGCGCGTTGATCCAGTCGATGGCCCACTTTCTGCCGATGGCAACGCTCTGGTTGTAGCTCGGTGCGTTGGGATCCGGGCCGTTGACGGGACCGAAGCTCCACGGCGCGATCACCGGCACTTCGTAGACCAGGTCACGGTCGGCGTTCTGGACCACCCACGAGCAGTACCCCGTGCCCGGGGCCGCCCAGGTGCCCGAGCACGTCAACCACGCGTGCCGGACGCGACGCACCCCGCGGATGTCCGCGAGCAGGTCGCCGAACTCGGTCATCAGGCGTGCACCAGCCGCGCGGGCGCTTTCTTGGCGACCGCCTTCTTGACGGCCTTCTTGGCGGGCACCTTCTTCGCGGGGCGCTTCCTGGGCACGACGGCACCGTTGACCTCGACGAAGGCACTCGTCGGCAGGTCGTTGGCCTGCCGCCACTGAATCGCGAACTCCATCAATTCCAGCAGCACGTCGCCCGAATCACGTTCGATGCCATCGGAGAACACGTGCGTCCAGGCGATCTGCTCGTTGATGGGCACGATCTGCTCATACGCGTCGGTGTGGCCGGCGTGCTGCGAACCGTCGGGCATCACACGGCTCCACGGCCCGCGGGAAGGGTCGTCGACGATCTGGTTGAAGTCGCGGGGGTGACGCGAGTACGCCCACCTCCAGTCGAACGGCCAACCGTTGGCCGCGACTCCCGCAGTGGCATCCTTGATTTCCTGTGCTTCAGGCATCGTCAGTACTCCTGTCGTGATGGTGAGCAGTGCCGCACCCATTGCGCGGCAACGGTTCCAGCGGGCGATTCGATCCTCGATCCCATTGGCACGCCCGGTGTCCTTGTTTCTGCCGTTGACCGCGATCGAACCGCCTTCGATGTCGGCGTGGTCGGCGAAGTCGTTCATCGGCCGCTGCGTGGTCCAGTACCAGACCAGGCCCAGGAAGGCGTACTGGTCGGTGGCGAGTTGCTCGGGCTCGTCGACGAAGAACGTGGGGGTGGGCACCTTGCCTTGGCGGTGAGCCCATTTCGACAACTCGGTGTAGTTGCTGCGCCCGGTGACCTGGATGGGCCCGCGGCCCTTGAAGCGCCGGCCGTCGCCCGGTTGTAGGTTGCCGAGGTCGGCGCGCCCCTGATAGGCACTGCCGTCGGCGATCTCCTCCATGTACTTCAGGCCGCCGGACTCGTGGCCCACCTGGGCCATCCACATCGCCACGCGGTCGACCGTGTTGCACTGGCACTCTTCGAGGGATTGCGCCACCGCGGGCAGCAGGGCACGGTACCGATCGAACGGCACGCCACCGCCCATGGCCCTCAGCAGGGCCTCGATGATCTGGTCGGCGGGCGTGTCCGGCGCCTCCTGCGCGACACCGGTGTCGGCATACGCGTACGCCTTGTCCGGGATCAACGTGGCGGCCTGCTCGAAACTGATCCAGTACCCGTAGGGCCGAAAACCGCTGTCAGCGATCCACAGTGCCCGCTCGGCAGGATTGTCGTCGTAGCCCATGCATGCCACGTAGTGGTAGATCGTGTTGCCGCCACGGTATTCGGGAGTCGGCGAGCCCTTCACGCCACGCGGGAAGTTCCGCGGCGGTGCGACCCAGTTCATCACCACACCGAATCCGCCGTCGATCGACTGGACGATGTTGCGCCACAACAGATCCTTCTGGTCCTGTGTCGGCGGGTCCGTGCGCATCTCCACCGACGTGTAGCGCGCGTCGGGCACGATCACATCGAGCACCCGTTCGATCAGCCCCACATAATTCGTCCCGTTGACGGTGGTGCCGATCTTGCGGATGAGGTCGTCTTCCGTGCGGATGATGTTGCGGGAGTTCAGGACCACCTGCGCGGACGCCGGGCCGCAGTCCCAGGGCTTCTCCTGCGGAACGATCGCGTGGTCGTACGGCAAGACTTTCTCGGTCATCTCGGCACCTCTCTTGCTGCGGTGCTGTCGCCGGCATCTGGCCGGGCGACATTACGTCGGTTCGACGTAATGATCTTCCGCCGGGCTCAAGCCCAGCCGCACGAGTAGCGGACTACTCCTTTTACGCTGCTTGACATCTCAGCTCTGCGCCGCGAGAGCCACGGGCCGCATCGGTTCAGCGACGGCTTCCGGTTGGGCAGCCCGGGCGAGCTTCAACCACGGAAGCGAGCCCGGGCGCCGGCCGGCCGACCACGGATCCAACGGGACACCTTCGGCGGTCCACACCTTGTTGAGTTCGCGTTGCAGATGGAAGACCAACAGAGGCGGACAGAGCACCAGGAAGGGCGCCGCCCAAGGCGGCATCGCGCTGCCGCGACAGCCCGCTCGATGCTGAGCGCGGCGAGTGTGCGCACACGCCCGGAAGATCGCGATGAACGGTGGCAGGATCAACAACCACCCCACGGTGACCATCAGTGTTTGACTGACCGGCCCAGGGCCGTTGCCACACAACGGATATCGCCGGTTGAGGTCGCGCAGTTCCCGGTTGATCCGGTACCACCACGGCAGGTTCAGGCACAGATAGATCGCCAATACGGTGAGCATCGCCGGGATCGCCATGACCAGGACGGCGAACGCAGTCGGAACGGCGTAGCCGTACTCGCGCAAGGACACCGCGAGGAATTCCATCGCCAGTAGGGTGCCGCCGCCATACATCATGACCACCCAGGTCATGACGGCGAACCGCCAATCGACAGGACTCTGCACGCGGGCAATGGAATTCGTGCCGCGGATGTTCACCTCGTAGGGCAGGTAGGGCCCGGACTCACCGAGCCGCCGGCGACGTACCACGCGAAGTAGCCACAACCAGCGCCACGTCGTCAGCCCCAGGACGCAGACCGCCGTCAGGATCGACGAGATGCCCAGCATGCCCGAGACAGCTGACACCATCTTGGCTTCGACCTCATCGGCGACGGGGCGACCGCCGGTCAGGGCATACTCGGCGCCACCGGTGAGAGCCAGGATCGCGATCCTGGTCTGCAGCGCCACGTAGCCGAGCGGAAACGCGGTCGCCAGGGTCGACACCGCGAGGTCGAGCGGGAACTCGCGGGGTGCGTGCCCGCCGAGAGCCGCGAACATCATGCGTTCCTGCGCGTACAGGCCGGTCGACTGGGTGATGCTCCAGCGGCTGACGGCCGAGCGCCCCGCCAGTGCCTCGTCGGGTGTGCTGAGGTTGAACAGCATGCGCTTGAGCCGGAAGCCCGAAATCATCGGGCGCAGCACGACGTAGGACGACATGGCGATGCACAGCGCGGCGGCGACAAGGTGTTGCACACCCCCGCTGATCAGTGCATCGACGGCGTCACTGACCGAGGAGACGTTGGCGCTCAGCGCCGACCCCACGTCGTGCACGGTTTCCAGAAGTTGCCTGCGCAGACCGTCGCCCAGTGCGGGATCGGTTGCGTCGCGCGCGGTGAAGTTGACGACCGCCGGGCCGACGAGACCGATGACGGGACGGCAGAAGATGACGATCGCTGCGATCAGGAGAACGAGGTAGAGCTTGTTGCGGT
Proteins encoded:
- a CDS encoding Dyp-type peroxidase codes for the protein MPALQPQPILAPLTPAAVFMVSTIKQGEEATVHDALADISGLVRAIGFRDPTKHLSAIVSIGSDAWDRLFSGPRPAELHPFIAIDGPRHHAPATPGDLLFHLRAESMDVCFELATKLVDAMAGAITIVDEVHGFKFFDNRDLLGFVDGTENPNGPVATNATQIGDEDPDFAGGCYVHVQKYVHDMASWNSLSVEEQERVIGRTKLDDIEMPDAVKPANSHVALNVIEDEDGNELKIIRHNMPFGEIGKGEFGTYYIGYSRTPTVTERMLDNMFIGDPPGNTDRILDFSTAITGGLFFSPTIDFLDDPPPLPTSAHREDEPEPVPVRADDSSLAIGSLKGTPQ
- a CDS encoding family 1 encapsulin nanocompartment shell protein, which gives rise to MNNLYRELAPITESAWAEIETEATRTFKRHIAGRRVVDVTGPGGPVEAAVSTGHLLNVDAPADGVHANLRASQPLVRLRVPFTVSRTAIDDVERGAQDSDWDPVKDAAKKLAFVEDRAIFEGYGAASIEGIRSASSNPALALPDDAREIPDVIAQALSELRLAGVDGPYSVLLSAETYTKVSETTAHGYPIREHLSRLVDGDIIWAPAIDGAFVLSTRGGDFDLHLGTDVSIGYLSHDAESVQLYMQETLTFLCYTAEASVALTA
- a CDS encoding C39 family peptidase, with the protein product MTEKVLPYDHAIVPQEKPWDCGPASAQVVLNSRNIIRTEDDLIRKIGTTVNGTNYVGLIERVLDVIVPDARYTSVEMRTDPPTQDQKDLLWRNIVQSIDGGFGVVMNWVAPPRNFPRGVKGSPTPEYRGGNTIYHYVACMGYDDNPAERALWIADSGFRPYGYWISFEQAATLIPDKAYAYADTGVAQEAPDTPADQIIEALLRAMGGGVPFDRYRALLPAVAQSLEECQCNTVDRVAMWMAQVGHESGGLKYMEEIADGSAYQGRADLGNLQPGDGRRFKGRGPIQVTGRSNYTELSKWAHRQGKVPTPTFFVDEPEQLATDQYAFLGLVWYWTTQRPMNDFADHADIEGGSIAVNGRNKDTGRANGIEDRIARWNRCRAMGAALLTITTGVLTMPEAQEIKDATAGVAANGWPFDWRWAYSRHPRDFNQIVDDPSRGPWSRVMPDGSQHAGHTDAYEQIVPINEQIAWTHVFSDGIERDSGDVLLELMEFAIQWRQANDLPTSAFVEVNGAVVPRKRPAKKVPAKKAVKKAVAKKAPARLVHA